A window from Alkalinema sp. FACHB-956 encodes these proteins:
- a CDS encoding glutathione peroxidase — protein sequence MTNISNITVKTITGDEKKLSDYAGKVLLIVNVASYCGYTGQYKGLEDLQKQYADQGLRVLGFPCNDFGMQEPDSNEKIQQFCETRYGVTFDLFDKVKILGSDRHPLYAELTQTPPQGDVKWNFEKFLVNKQGDVVARYGSSATPGSLVAAIEAELAQ from the coding sequence ATGACTAACATTTCCAATATCACCGTCAAAACGATTACTGGCGACGAAAAGAAGCTATCGGACTATGCAGGTAAAGTTCTGCTGATTGTTAATGTAGCTTCCTACTGTGGTTATACGGGGCAGTACAAGGGATTGGAAGACCTGCAAAAACAATATGCTGACCAAGGCTTGCGGGTATTGGGCTTTCCTTGCAATGATTTTGGGATGCAGGAGCCAGATTCCAATGAGAAAATCCAGCAGTTTTGTGAAACTCGCTATGGGGTGACGTTTGATTTGTTTGATAAGGTGAAAATCCTGGGAAGCGATCGCCATCCGCTATATGCAGAATTGACCCAAACGCCGCCCCAAGGGGATGTGAAGTGGAACTTTGAAAAATTTCTGGTGAACAAGCAAGGGGACGTAGTGGCTCGCTATGGCAGCAGTGCTACACCGGGAAGCTTGGTTGCAGCGATCGAAGCGGAATTGGCCCAGTAG
- a CDS encoding DUF6335 family protein translates to MLKQHPVECDDNEQSPTPPNRIQPLMENEILKHAPNLQNARSPLWAGLTDRDTGMGRVLQQLQNNCSTGASTTGGDFNIDQSLAQVSGEEAVGGTAPTPEQNVVEDLAVAVGIEIPDREWLHTTEMLENRDSHRWELDPKSSEDYSDRRDW, encoded by the coding sequence ATGTTAAAACAACACCCCGTGGAATGCGATGACAATGAACAGTCTCCAACTCCCCCCAATCGTATTCAACCCCTTATGGAAAATGAAATTCTGAAACATGCCCCCAACTTGCAAAATGCCCGATCGCCCCTTTGGGCTGGACTGACCGATCGGGATACTGGAATGGGTCGGGTTTTGCAACAACTCCAAAACAACTGTTCAACTGGGGCTTCGACCACCGGCGGAGATTTCAATATTGATCAGTCCCTAGCGCAAGTTTCCGGTGAGGAAGCCGTCGGCGGCACAGCGCCCACCCCAGAACAAAATGTCGTGGAAGATTTAGCTGTTGCCGTGGGCATTGAAATTCCCGATCGGGAATGGCTCCACACCACAGAAATGCTGGAAAATCGCGACTCCCACCGCTGGGAACTGGATCCCAAATCCTCGGAGGACTATTCCGATCGTCGGGACTGGTAA
- a CDS encoding cytochrome b/b6 domain-containing protein has translation MTSAATPKLWPKPAIATKVFHWLNIISVAIMLTSGLQIYNANPVFGGRAGWHIPPIFGLGGWLAGGRDWHFAGMNLFALNLLWYGVYILATRRWKIRYVGCNDGKALIQGKNPKRKVYALHRLVYTAIVPVLLLAILTGLGMYKPAQFAWILELFGNDWQVLRTVHFLTVPITLVFTALHSTLALRAGGSRLVESMFW, from the coding sequence ATGACTTCTGCTGCTACGCCCAAGCTTTGGCCCAAACCCGCGATCGCGACGAAGGTGTTCCACTGGCTCAATATCATCAGTGTGGCGATCATGCTGACCAGTGGCCTGCAAATTTATAATGCTAATCCAGTTTTTGGAGGTCGGGCGGGGTGGCACATTCCCCCCATTTTCGGCCTCGGTGGTTGGCTGGCGGGGGGACGCGATTGGCACTTTGCCGGGATGAATCTCTTTGCCCTCAATTTGTTGTGGTATGGCGTTTATATTTTGGCGACCCGCCGCTGGAAAATTCGCTATGTTGGCTGTAACGATGGGAAAGCGTTAATTCAAGGTAAAAATCCCAAACGCAAAGTCTATGCGCTACATCGCTTGGTTTACACTGCGATCGTGCCGGTGTTGCTGCTAGCAATCCTGACGGGCTTGGGAATGTATAAACCGGCGCAGTTTGCTTGGATTCTGGAACTTTTTGGGAACGATTGGCAAGTGCTTCGCACAGTGCATTTTCTAACGGTTCCGATTACGTTAGTGTTTACTGCGTTACATTCCACCCTGGCATTGCGGGCCGGGGGTTCTCGGCTGGTGGAATCCATGTTTTGGTGA
- a CDS encoding elongation factor G: MTERRLSGSRSVAIVGPYLSGKTTLLESLLSVTGAITRKGSVQEKNTVGDSSPEARDRQMSVEVNAASTSYGGILLTFLDCPGSIEFAQETYNALVGVDAVVIVCEPVVDRVLNLSPLFKFLDDLKIPHLVFLNKMDRADVDFMEVLHALKGISSRPLVPHQYPIGRSENLLGFIDLVTEQAYHYHPGAPADPVPFPKELETEEHIARTEMLETLANFDDHLLEELLEDIAPSEEEIFQDLKMELGADQIVPVFFGMADRDFGVRPLLDALVREAPEADTTADHWGLKAAEKDPIAQVLKTYYTPQGGKLTLARVWQGEITDGMVLNGVRIGGLYRLMGMQTQSVQTARAGDIVALGRMEGIKTGDILTTGTNLQPLPQADSISPVFALAIAAEKRNDEVKLTTALTKLLEEDPALSWEHHPDTHEIILWGQGDIHLQVALDRLRRKYNLPMVTHKPQVPYKETIRKAAKSHGRYKHQTGGHGQFGDVHLDIKPVGRGEGFSFSETIVGGVVPRQYIPGVEIGVREYLNQGPLGFPIVDIAVTLTDGSYHNVDSSEQAFKQAARIAMQEGLVKCEPILLEPILSITISVPTDFTSKVLRLVSGRRGQILGYDAKAGWVGWDEVQTQIPQAEMHDMIVELRSLTMGVGNFEWQYDHLQEVPDKLAERILAKTDKGTVTANGKR; the protein is encoded by the coding sequence ATGACCGAAAGAAGACTCTCGGGGTCACGAAGCGTTGCGATCGTTGGCCCCTACCTCAGCGGAAAAACTACCCTATTAGAAAGCCTACTGTCTGTGACGGGAGCCATTACCCGTAAAGGTTCGGTTCAAGAGAAAAATACGGTCGGGGATAGTTCACCAGAGGCCCGCGATCGGCAGATGTCCGTTGAAGTGAACGCCGCCAGTACGTCCTATGGCGGTATTTTATTGACCTTTTTAGACTGTCCGGGTTCCATCGAATTTGCCCAGGAAACCTACAATGCTCTGGTGGGCGTAGACGCCGTGGTTATCGTCTGCGAACCCGTGGTCGATCGGGTATTGAATCTGTCGCCCCTGTTTAAATTTCTGGATGATTTGAAAATTCCGCATTTGGTCTTCCTCAATAAAATGGATCGGGCCGATGTGGACTTTATGGAAGTGCTCCATGCGTTGAAGGGCATTTCCAGCCGTCCGTTAGTACCGCACCAATACCCGATCGGACGGAGCGAAAATCTACTGGGCTTTATCGACCTAGTTACTGAGCAAGCCTACCACTACCATCCCGGTGCCCCCGCCGATCCGGTGCCCTTCCCCAAGGAATTGGAAACGGAAGAACACATCGCTAGAACGGAAATGTTGGAAACACTAGCGAACTTTGATGATCACTTACTGGAGGAATTGCTAGAAGACATTGCCCCCTCGGAAGAGGAAATCTTCCAGGATCTGAAGATGGAACTGGGAGCCGATCAAATTGTGCCCGTGTTCTTTGGCATGGCCGATCGGGATTTTGGCGTCCGGCCTTTATTGGATGCCTTGGTGCGGGAAGCCCCAGAAGCTGATACGACTGCCGATCATTGGGGGCTGAAAGCAGCGGAGAAAGACCCGATCGCCCAAGTACTCAAAACCTACTACACGCCCCAGGGCGGTAAATTAACACTGGCACGGGTCTGGCAGGGCGAAATCACCGATGGCATGGTGCTAAACGGGGTTCGGATTGGCGGACTCTATCGCCTCATGGGAATGCAAACCCAGTCGGTACAAACGGCGCGGGCCGGAGATATCGTGGCTTTGGGCCGGATGGAAGGCATCAAAACCGGAGACATTCTCACCACGGGGACAAATCTGCAACCCTTACCGCAGGCAGATTCAATCTCTCCAGTGTTCGCCCTAGCGATCGCAGCGGAAAAACGCAATGATGAAGTCAAACTCACCACAGCGTTGACAAAACTGTTGGAAGAAGATCCCGCCTTGAGTTGGGAACACCATCCCGACACCCACGAAATTATCCTGTGGGGCCAGGGGGATATTCATTTGCAAGTCGCCCTCGATCGGCTGCGGCGGAAATACAATCTGCCCATGGTGACCCATAAACCGCAGGTGCCCTATAAGGAAACCATTCGCAAAGCTGCTAAATCCCACGGGCGCTACAAGCACCAAACCGGCGGCCATGGTCAGTTCGGCGATGTGCATTTGGACATTAAACCCGTGGGTCGTGGGGAAGGCTTCAGCTTTAGCGAAACCATTGTTGGGGGAGTTGTTCCCAGACAATACATTCCGGGGGTGGAAATTGGGGTGCGGGAATACCTCAACCAGGGGCCGTTGGGATTCCCGATCGTCGATATTGCCGTGACGCTCACCGATGGTTCTTACCACAACGTGGATAGTTCCGAGCAAGCCTTTAAGCAAGCGGCCCGCATTGCCATGCAGGAAGGCTTAGTCAAGTGTGAACCGATTTTGCTGGAACCAATTCTCAGCATTACGATTTCCGTACCCACGGACTTTACCTCCAAGGTTCTGCGCTTGGTCAGTGGCCGTCGGGGCCAAATCCTGGGCTATGATGCCAAGGCGGGTTGGGTTGGCTGGGATGAGGTGCAAACCCAAATTCCCCAGGCGGAAATGCATGACATGATTGTGGAACTGCGATCGCTCACCATGGGCGTTGGCAATTTTGAGTGGCAGTATGACCACTTGCAGGAAGTGCCGGATAAGTTGGCAGAACGGATTTTGGCTAAAACCGATAAGGGAACGGTAACGGCCAACGGTAAACGTTAG
- a CDS encoding amino acid ABC transporter ATP-binding protein, with product MTFDPKSVSVNESSAQIDRGDRSPIIIAQDVQKWYGQFQVLQGVSLQVYPGEVVVVMGPSGSGKSTFIRTFNALEEYQQGHITIDGIELSQDVKNIEKIRQEVGMVFQQFNLFPHLTVLQNITLAPTHVRKWSAAKAEEVAMQLLERVGILEQSHKYPGQLSGGQQQRVAIARALAMQPKIMLFDEPTSALDPEMVREVLDAMKSLAQSGMTMVVVTHEVGFAREVADRIVFMDSGSIVEIAPPDAFFQNPQEERTQRFLAQIL from the coding sequence ATGACCTTTGACCCGAAGTCTGTGTCTGTCAACGAATCTTCGGCACAGATCGATCGGGGAGATCGGTCACCCATCATCATTGCCCAGGATGTCCAGAAATGGTATGGCCAGTTTCAAGTGCTGCAAGGGGTGAGCCTGCAAGTCTATCCCGGTGAGGTTGTCGTCGTCATGGGGCCATCGGGATCGGGCAAGTCCACCTTCATCCGCACCTTTAATGCGCTGGAAGAATATCAACAGGGGCACATTACGATCGACGGGATTGAACTGTCCCAAGATGTGAAAAACATCGAAAAAATTCGCCAAGAAGTGGGCATGGTCTTCCAGCAGTTCAACCTATTTCCCCATCTGACAGTCCTGCAAAACATCACCCTAGCGCCCACCCACGTCCGCAAATGGAGTGCCGCCAAAGCCGAAGAAGTGGCGATGCAACTGCTGGAGCGGGTGGGCATTCTGGAACAGTCCCACAAGTATCCCGGTCAGCTTTCCGGGGGCCAACAGCAGCGGGTCGCGATCGCCCGTGCCCTGGCCATGCAGCCCAAAATCATGCTGTTTGATGAACCCACCTCAGCCCTAGACCCGGAAATGGTGCGGGAGGTGCTCGATGCGATGAAATCCCTGGCGCAGTCCGGTATGACCATGGTCGTGGTGACCCATGAGGTGGGCTTTGCGCGGGAAGTGGCCGATCGGATCGTTTTTATGGACAGTGGGTCGATCGTGGAGATTGCCCCGCCGGACGCATTTTTCCAAAATCCCCAGGAGGAACGCACCCAGCGGTTTTTGGCACAAATTCTCTAG
- a CDS encoding GvpL/GvpF family gas vesicle protein gives MYTYAFTDDTNICLPTGMVGELTIVEHNGISAIVEPGFSLQSCETDDRALLQAVMIHDCVLRVLFAQTTILPLRFGTEFASEQDLLQHLQESASHYFNKLTDLDGKAEYLLKLSPVDCPEEDLNPQLKGRAYFQAKKQLAERQYEWQQKQRTSFEMMLGMMATIGAKFVAGSGHQVHLLLDRANNLPQTVSDWQAHCPFWQVQVSEELPPYHFV, from the coding sequence ATGTATACCTATGCCTTCACCGACGATACCAATATTTGTCTACCCACAGGAATGGTCGGTGAGTTAACGATCGTCGAGCATAATGGAATTTCGGCCATTGTCGAACCAGGTTTTAGTCTTCAATCCTGTGAAACGGACGATCGCGCCTTGCTTCAGGCCGTGATGATTCATGATTGTGTATTACGAGTTCTGTTTGCCCAGACGACAATCCTGCCCCTGCGATTTGGGACTGAATTTGCGTCGGAACAGGATTTACTTCAGCATTTGCAGGAGAGCGCTTCTCACTATTTCAACAAACTGACCGATCTAGATGGCAAAGCAGAATATCTCTTAAAGCTCTCGCCCGTGGATTGTCCGGAAGAAGACCTCAACCCACAACTCAAAGGTCGCGCTTATTTTCAGGCGAAAAAACAGCTTGCAGAGCGCCAATATGAATGGCAACAAAAACAAAGAACCTCCTTTGAAATGATGTTGGGCATGATGGCGACGATCGGTGCGAAGTTCGTTGCAGGCAGTGGTCATCAGGTGCATTTGTTGCTCGATCGGGCCAATAATCTTCCACAAACCGTTTCGGATTGGCAGGCCCATTGTCCATTTTGGCAAGTGCAAGTTAGCGAAGAGTTACCGCCCTATCATTTTGTTTAG
- a CDS encoding gas vesicle protein GvpG, which translates to MLHQILFAPITGLTWIAEQVHDRVMVELDQKENLHKRLLALQMAFDMGELDEETFEIQEEELLLAIQAMEEAE; encoded by the coding sequence ATGTTGCATCAAATTTTGTTTGCACCGATTACGGGGTTGACTTGGATTGCAGAACAGGTTCACGATCGGGTGATGGTGGAACTGGATCAAAAGGAAAACCTACACAAACGTCTGTTAGCCCTGCAAATGGCCTTTGATATGGGAGAACTGGACGAAGAAACCTTTGAAATCCAAGAAGAGGAACTGTTGCTAGCCATTCAGGCCATGGAGGAGGCTGAATAA
- a CDS encoding GvpL/GvpF family gas vesicle protein has product MSHGLYLYGIFPSPGPTGLALEGLDQQPVQTQVIEDFVFLYSEAKQARYLASRRNLLGHEKVLEKAMGEGYRTVLPLRFGLTIQDWQTVNEQLIAPRSAEMKALLARLEGYREVGVKVFWDAEAELQRLMAENATLRAERDRMSGRNLSMDEVVRIGQAIEQAMDARRNAIITAFRNGLSALAIEVVENDNLTEAMVYNAAFLIPWETEVAFSQQVEAIDQQFPDRLKIRYNNFTAPYNFAQLN; this is encoded by the coding sequence ATGTCCCATGGTTTATATTTGTACGGCATCTTCCCCAGCCCCGGCCCCACTGGGTTAGCGCTAGAAGGCTTAGATCAACAGCCGGTTCAGACCCAAGTCATTGAAGATTTTGTCTTCCTATATTCCGAGGCCAAGCAAGCCCGCTATCTCGCCAGTCGGCGCAACTTGTTAGGCCATGAAAAAGTGTTGGAAAAAGCCATGGGTGAGGGCTATCGCACCGTTTTACCCTTGCGATTTGGCTTGACGATTCAGGATTGGCAAACGGTCAATGAGCAGTTGATTGCACCCCGTAGTGCGGAAATGAAAGCCCTATTAGCGCGACTGGAAGGATACCGCGAAGTGGGAGTAAAGGTATTTTGGGATGCGGAGGCAGAATTACAGCGTCTCATGGCAGAGAATGCAACGCTGAGGGCCGAACGCGATCGCATGTCTGGCCGCAATCTGAGCATGGATGAAGTGGTGCGAATTGGCCAAGCGATCGAGCAGGCGATGGATGCACGGCGCAACGCAATTATTACCGCCTTTAGGAATGGGTTAAGTGCCCTCGCGATCGAGGTAGTGGAGAATGACAATCTGACGGAAGCAATGGTTTACAATGCCGCCTTCTTGATTCCTTGGGAGACGGAAGTCGCCTTCAGTCAACAAGTGGAGGCGATCGATCAGCAATTCCCCGATCGCTTGAAAATTCGCTACAACAACTTCACCGCTCCCTATAACTTTGCACAGCTGAATTAA
- the gvpJ gene encoding gas vesicle protein GvpJ, translating into MVPEPTGKRDAGLAPLLLTVVELIRQLMEAQVIRRMDSGELTDEQLDRAADSLQTLEQQVLEICKIFDIDPADLNLDLGEVGTLLPKAGGYYPGQPTEKPTLLELLDRLLNKGIVVQGSVDLGLAQLDLIHAKLQLVLTSKPI; encoded by the coding sequence ATCGTTCCCGAACCCACGGGTAAACGAGATGCGGGTTTGGCTCCTTTGTTATTGACGGTGGTTGAACTGATTCGCCAACTGATGGAAGCACAGGTGATCCGCCGGATGGACAGCGGAGAACTGACCGATGAACAACTCGATCGGGCAGCGGACAGCTTACAAACTTTAGAACAGCAAGTTTTAGAAATTTGCAAAATTTTTGACATTGATCCGGCGGATTTGAATCTGGATCTGGGCGAGGTGGGTACTCTATTACCAAAAGCAGGGGGCTATTATCCCGGTCAGCCGACGGAAAAGCCCACCCTTTTGGAATTACTCGATCGCCTGTTAAATAAGGGCATTGTGGTGCAAGGCAGTGTGGATTTGGGATTGGCCCAGTTGGATTTGATTCATGCCAAATTGCAATTGGTGTTAACCTCCAAACCCATCTAA
- a CDS encoding gas vesicle protein, whose protein sequence is MPPTGLQSNLRSDATKSITTSTQGSTLADVLERVLDKGIVIAGDISVSVAHTELLNIRIRLLISSVDKAREIGVNWWENNPHFSSQTQTLVEQNQKLLNRVEQLEAELQALKALPQQPIG, encoded by the coding sequence ATGCCCCCGACTGGATTGCAATCCAATTTGCGATCGGATGCTACGAAATCCATCACCACGTCCACCCAAGGTTCCACGCTAGCGGATGTGCTAGAACGGGTACTGGATAAGGGAATTGTGATTGCTGGAGATATTTCCGTTTCCGTTGCCCATACGGAATTACTGAATATTCGGATTCGGTTGTTAATTTCCTCCGTCGATAAGGCACGGGAAATTGGGGTGAACTGGTGGGAAAACAATCCTCATTTCAGTAGCCAAACCCAAACCCTCGTCGAACAAAACCAGAAGTTACTCAACCGAGTGGAACAACTGGAAGCCGAACTGCAAGCCCTCAAAGCTCTGCCGCAGCAGCCGATCGGCTAA